The Pyrus communis chromosome 5, drPyrComm1.1, whole genome shotgun sequence region GGTAATGACACCAATATCTTCCCCCTTTATTCCACTCTTGACTAGTCCCTCCACAACCTaaaagcaaaatgaaatttttatttagcTAAAACAAGCTACTTCAACGGTTTGCATTAGATcagaaaaatattttcttggggAAAAAGGATGATTGcgttatgtatatatatattcaagcGAAGATCTAACCTGTACAATTATGTTAGCTTCTGTCGGGTTACTCACAATCTTGTGATCCTTTGCCTCAAAAGCAGGTAAAGAATCTACATTCCGAAAAGTGATTATATTAAACAACCAACACTGCTTATATAGAAGAACAgattatgtaaaacagataATAGTACTTCAACAAACCTGTATTAATAAATATAACTGGCTTGCTTGGGTTTATAACCTGCAACCAAGTTTTAAAACACATGAAAAATGCATCAAAGTTTGAACAAAACCACAATTTCATTGCACAAGTTTTCGacaagccataaaatgtgaaaCAATTCACTTGAATCCAATCTGTGACAAAATCATATCATCATGAATTCAACCAAATTGGAAATCGGTTTTCCCTAAGCACAATCTAATTTTTAAACATGCTAACCGGTTGTAATGAACATCAAGTCATAATTCTTTTACATGATATATCAATAGTTTCCAATGCCCACAACATGACACGGAAGATAACCTGTATGGATTTATCCGGAAGAAAGGTGCTATAAACTGAATGAGAATTTTGTTATCAAATGTATCTACTACTACCGCTTATGAGTAGAACAAACAAGGATATAGGTATACTTCTTTATGCAAGTGCACATCATGAATAAACTTAtacatttcaatagaaatatGGGATTCCCTTGAAAATTGCTCTCACCTCCTGTATCCAAAATGAATGAGATATTGAACTTGAAACCTTGAGTTTGGCATTTTCTATTTCAGGAGAGCCACAACGCAATCGATCACCATAAATCAAGGCATTTGACAGTTCCATAATGCCTCGACACATACGGTACTGGATGCAAACAGTTCGGTAAATATCACTTCTACAGAAGAGTGCCAAAATTTATATACAATAGCAAATGAATATAATAACCTGGCTTTGCAAGGCTGAAATTGCCTGAGGATGCGCTTCTGAAAGCCTGCAAAACAAGCTTACCCCCATTCCATTTTCTCGAGCCTCCGTACTCTGGAAATAAAAAAGCATAGGGCATTTCATTAAGCCACAGTTCAGAGCGTGACAACCAATTAGAACCCTACAGGCATGCAGTGATATACACCTTGACCAGAGGAGGTAATTGATAATGATCGCCAACCAGGACAAACTTTGAAGCAAACATCAGAGGCCCAAGAGATACCTGTTACAACAGAAAATTGCTCATGAATCCACTGCCTTTGATAAGGTTCTGAATAAACAAGTGACTTCAACTTTCATTTAAAGCTAAACAAAATCCTAAAAGAGAGTATAAATTCAACCCATCTAAACGCAATTCCTACTAAttaacacacaaaacaacattAGATAGattttttactttattataAATCTATACTTGCAACATGACATAACATCAGGGAAAGATAATTCGATGAGTTCAACTTAACCACTGACAGTGAATTAACTACCAAATCATTAAGTACTACATTTTGGTCTTCACGACATATTTGCTAACTTTCTCCATGGTATAGCTTAATATACATCTGCCTCTAGTTACATAAGCAATAACTGCAGGTCAAGATATCCATCAGAAAGTGTACGTACTGGAAGGGTGGTCTGTCCAGCTTCATCCATGATGCATACATCAAATCTCTTATTGGAAAGCAAGGGGCTGGTGATCCCCAAGCATGTAACGGCAACCACCTTGACTTGGTCTAATATTAACTTAATGCCTTCCACAGTTTGAATGTTCATCTCTGTCACAGAAACCACCGTTAATATGTTGAGAATTAAGTGAGATACTGAAGAAAATTCTCTCAATAGTTTAAAATCTGACCTGAGAAGCAATGGCCTCGAATTTCTTCATGCACAGCTTCATGTCTTCCAATTCGTATAAAATCAATATCCTGCCATGCTTTAAATTCAATACAAAAAAACCCAAAGGAGTGTTTCACAGAAGATATGCACCTCAAAAATGGGTAAACTATACACCCACAAATATAGAACGAAAAGAGACATCAACTTTGTGCCCAATGGTGAATGGTAACTGCTGCCCATTAGATTGAATGGTGGAAAAAATTTGCTatgaacaagaacaaataataataatactaataatagaAAGAATATGCTTATCAATGGATGTGAAATAGAGATATGACCTCAGCCTTTAATTTGACAAGTAGATTATCAACAGCGGAGTTTGTGTAGGACGTAAGCAAAATGGATGAACCTCTAATCAACAGAGCTTTCACAGCATGCACCATGGTGGATGTCTTGCCCGTTCCAGGCATTCCTAGTATAAGAGCGTAGTCCTTTGCTGTAAGTATCTGGATATTTGTTGAATTAGTAAATGTCCACATTCAATAGATAACTGAAAGATTAGTGTCAAACAAATTTAGCCTCTGGGTACAGACTTTCTGCGGGAAGACATCATAAGTATTATGGAAAAAAGATAACCGTATAGAAAACCTTGAGAATGGCTCGACGCTGATCATCATTTAAATTTCTCTGGGACCAGACATAGGATATTGCTGGATCCTGGCTTAGTGGAGACCCATTGTCAAACCTAGGAGCCTAAAAAGAATCCACACATGTAGAACAACAAAAAAGCGAGTTAGAATTAGCAAAAGATGGTTAATTTGATAGAAAACAATTCACTAAAACTCACTTCTAGGTCAACAATCATCTTTCTAAGGTGAGCAGCTTGTGTActttgaagaaaaagttgaacAAGGTTAAACCTTCAGCAACAAAAGCATGAACTTAGACAGGGTCAGAGAAGTATTCTAAAAGTTTGGATATGGAAATTTCTCAGAAAGGTTCAGGAGTGTGTTACCTCATAACTGAAAATGATGTCACAAAATCATCTTTGTCAACACGCCAGACCTCCTGAAGGAGATCACTTGCCTCTGAAGAAGGATTGCTCCAAGGAAGTCGTAAGTGCTTAGAGAAAGAAACCTAGAGTTTTGcagaaaatattagaatttacaAAATTGATTTGATCAGTAAGTTAAGATTTTCCACTGTAGCATTCGTCAGCTATATTAGCACATCCGCTTAAAGGTCAGGTAAGCACTAAAACGCCAGATTTGAGCTTACAGTAGTACAGATGAACAGGAAACATGGCAGATATTATCCTTACAGAAACATGAGATTGACTTATATCCGTTATGATCCCACTTGCAACAGGTAAATTACCAGATTCGCTGCTAAGTATCTAAACAAAAAACCAATAACCAGTGATTAATAAATTGTTAGCGAGGATAAAAGAAAAAGCGTACCAGGGGAAACAAAATCACACTCACAACAACTAACTTGCATATATAaaaagcatgcatgcatgcacaaGTGCAACTTCTTGAGAAGACCAAAACatgaattaatataattaatagaTTACTTTATTAACTTGATTAGGTTCTTAGGGAATGACTGGAAAGCTAAACAAGTATTGCAATATTATTCTGCACAACAAGAAATTCCatccaagaaagaaaaagaattcaaaCAGGCATAAATTTCAAAAAGATTCTTATTACTGTTTGATAGTTTTGTTTCCAacttatatttgattttttttttgtttctaaaataaaaaaactccaGAGACTGGGCGAGAGAAGGAAATGAGGGCAGAAGAGGCTTcgaattttcctttttgttgaaGTATATATTAGACAGTGATAGATTTACAAGAAGTGGCTGCATGTGTaccaagaaacacacaaacatatGAAACGTATCAGGTTGATTTCATAGCTAGAAGTTTTGTTGTAACATCGTTAATATTTATTATGTCTCAAGTCAATACCCAATAATTGTTGTTATGtttatcaaatatcaaaagaacaGGTTACCATAAAACACAATCACGCGTAACTACTTACCCTGGACATCTTAACAAAATATCTGAACATCTTACATATCTAAATCCATAAAGCAATAAACAGTCATGAATAAAAAATGTACAAGTCATAGAGAAAAAGATTCTTGATTAATGAATCATGAACATTACATGTTCTTTAGTAAGTCTTCCATGGAAACAACTTCGAGTACATAAAATCCACAGCTACTGTAAGAGTTTTATGTTAAACTAGTACAAACAATCAGCTTTCATGTGAACTACCAAAAACCACATTATGAAAGTAAAACGTACCACAAAGTCACCACATTTCAGTGTACAGTCTATATCTTTTCTTGAAGAACTGGCGCTTGAAAAATCTATATCAGATGTCCTCCCATTGAGAGAAGGAAAATTCTTACGCAGAAAACGATAAACAAATCTGCTATCTTTTCCGGATGCCGAACATCGAGAATCACCATCAAGAACAATAAAAGAAAGGCAACCAGTGGCATAATCACTATTGGAGCTATGCGACCGCCAAATTTCATTCTTTACAAGCTGAAACAGATAAATTTTCAAACAAGAGAAAAGTTGTTAGCATATCAAATAAACTAAACTTAGGAGTTAGACATTTATACACTTTGCAACCAGTGACTTCAAAATTGCACCTGCATCTCTTTAGCTTCCAGATCAATCAACCCATCCCACAGCCTTAGGAAAACACCATGAGCATTTGTTAGGTACTGAGTATTTGAATCAAACAAATCTGCCAATCCGCTGCTCTCTGTGCTTCCACCATGTACCTGTGGAATTAAAGGTGATGACCAATGATATAACACTTCTTAAAGTATGAATAGAATTATAGTAATGAATAATGATATAACACTTCTTAAAGTATGAATAGTATTATAGTAATGAATATCTTGCTTATATTGAGGTTTCCTGTGTGACTGCAACTTTTTTCATGGGAAACCTagttttaaacttaatattttaATGGGTCATGAGGGATGTGGAAACTCTGTAAAATCGGACATGTCCCTCGGTCATATGTTGCAAGGGTTGGCGTTAGTAATTGTAAATTCCAATCAAAGGAAGCTAGATCCAGTGATCTTTCTATTTACAATCTTTTGAAGGACTTGCAAACTGAATGAAGGCTATATTTACTTATTCTTAGTAGCTTATAGCTGATGTGATATAGAAAGCGTTGCAGGAATTTCTCGATGGCAACGGGATTAAAATAGTGTCCATTCCCATCAACATTGAAGATTGGTTATGTTAATGATTGTCAAGGGTAGCACTGAAACAAAGTAGAACTAAGGTTCTCCATCAATCAATTTCCTGAGAAGCCTAAAGAACAAAATAATTGTAATATTGTCAATGGCAGGCAGGGGGTGCAAAAAAGTCAACAGGAAAGGTTGCAACAACTTACTGATGACATGGAGATTTCAAGGATTCAAATAATACTAAGAAATATAGTTAGGGTTACTAATCAGTCATGTAAATATCACACGACAAAATTGATCTACAGATTGTTTGCGTTAGGCAGTATATTAAGATTTTGAATAATCAAGTACATAGTAACTGAAATCTTATAGGAAACTGAGAAAAAAGAagggtagtgctatccacacacccatttttacttctcacacagccttctcaatttttggctgttggatctaatgaattgaagaagatcaatggccaAAGACTAACAAGGGTGTGTGggagtaaaaatgggtgtgtgaatatcactttCCTTTTGAAGTAGGTAGTAAACCACCATGTTTCTATTCTTTTTGGAAAGTGCTTTTAAGAGTCCCAATCAAAAGTGAAATCAATGTTGCATTTCTGCTGACAAGAGTAGGCAAAAGTTTGAAAGAATCTCATTAATCATCAGTTCTTTTGTCAATTAAACCAAAGAGAAactaatacacacacacacacacacacacacacacacacacacacacacacaaacacaggGCCGCAAGATTACAAGCTGAAGATAAATAAGATCAGAAGAAATAAATATTGGCTTTagctcaaaattcaaattaatgaatATGAGCCAAACTTGAACAATTTATGAAGTAACAATTTGTTTGCTCTTCTAGTTAGTAATGACTATCCACGCTTTGACAGAACATTACAAGAATAAATAGAAAATACCTTGTGATAGACAGTACAAACATTTAGATGGCGGCAACTTCCGCAAATGCTCCGACACTACAGCACGAAcaagaacaaaaacagaaagaatCTAAAATATCTGCCCAGTAAAGAGTTCtccgaaaaaaaaatttgttcataCTACAACAACCGTCATACCTGTAACATTGGGGGCAGTACTTGTGTTTGTGATGCCTTGAGGATATCATTTGCAAGTTCATTACGTCGCATGATTAGACCAACCAGGTCAGATCTTCTAGCAACAATCCcctgtttaatttattttattaagatAAATTCATTTAAGACTACATAAATACATGATGCAGGTGCATTCCGTACTACCTGTGTCTGATCTGACTGCAGATAACATAGGAGACCAGTATCGACATGCTTCTGGTACCTGAATACAAGAGAAGCATagcaaattaaataaagttttcTCAAAAGATATCAATATTGACTTGTACAAAGGCCTGGACCCTGTGGAAACCAAAAAAATAGAGATGAATAAAACTATAAGTACCTGTCCGACATGAGGAGAGTGTATAAGATCACTTGGGCACTATGCTCCATAGACGACTGCACATATAACAACCATGACCCAAAATTCAAAAGAGAAACTTTAAGCAACATAAGTTAATACAATGACAAACATGACTCAAGTTTAATATCATTCTAGACAAGTTTAAGCGAACTAGTAAAGACATTATTCTTGCCTGGCCCTTTGGTACTTTCCCACTTTTGAACTCTAAGGGCATGACCTTTTCATGAGATTCACCACTGTTAGATTCAACTTTCACTCTGACAGAAGCATCAATCTGGCCTTTCAGACCATATTTTGGAGCCCAGGCCATCTCCTCAATATCAATTACCTACAGAATAGACATAGTTCACAGATGACCTATTGTTGTTCCTGAAATGAGTACATGTGACTTACGGAATAGCACATAACATACAATTGAAAACTAGGACCATGTTTACAAACACAAACTTCATCTAACCATGTATGCCTTCGACCGGCAGATACATATAGAAGAAAACATTTGAACGCCCATCATCATATAGATGCATTTACTTGCAAGGAAAATATTTTACAGTATAAGAAGACAATTTTCAAACTCAGGAGGGTGCATGCAATGAAAAATACTTTGCAGTAATAGGAAAACCAGTCAACTTTCAAACTCACAAAGCTACCGATTCATGCAGGCTTCCAGATTGGGTATGGCGCATGAATCCCATGTAAATGATCTTTAAACAGGTAGATACAATGAAAACATATCTACGGatgcaaaaaatatataacatagaACAACCAATTATCTACAAATAGACCAAGTGTGATGCCTTGCCTCAGATAATTTGACCTTTTTGACGCCAATGTCAGATCCAAAATCAACAGAAGGAGCTTTTGAACCCTGCCACAATACCATTAGCCTCAGAATATAGCCCTACTCTCTACTGTTGCTTTAAGGTGCAAAATGTCAAACAATTCTTCACCTGAATTgtgaaaatagaaagaaaaaaaaaatcaatataaacaaaATGGCCGCACCTGGGAATTTTTGAAGAGGTTAACCCAATTCAATATTGTGGGGACAGCCTCAATCAATGTTTTGTACATATCATTTTCGTTCACTGCAAAATCCACATGAAAGGGAAGAGAAGCTTGACTAAGATCCATAAAACTGACCAATGAAATGTTAGGAAAACTAGTCCCACTCAAACTAACCTGAATGATGATGACatagaaatcagaaattatttcaaagtaaaatctaaaaaattctAACCTCCACAAGCATACAAGTTCTCAAGGTTTTTCTGGAGCACCGTTCTTGTGCGTTCCTCCAAGAAAGTTACTGTAGGTATCTCCTTCATAAGTCCAGCCTACAGAAACAAAGAAATTTTACACGATATAGATGAGCAATTATTACAAATTATTTCATGGGAAAAAGATGCATGACACTATCCATATACATTAAAAAGTTTACAAGGTCATAAAGTGGTTTTGATACCTCAAAAACTCGATGCAATATTGTACCACTTAGTGCTGCAGTTGAATGCTCATTGGATTTTAGCCTTTCATCCAGGACAGTTCGCCTAGGGCAAATGAAGCTAGCTGTAACCTAAAAGTGTTTCAAATTATTAGGATCAAGTAGGGCAACAATAACTACAAAACTAATGACAAAATATCAGAGAAATCATAACAAAAACAATGTCAACAACATGTAAAGGATAAATGAACAAGCAGGAAGTAGTACCCTAGTTCCAGACACCAAAACATCTGGATGAACAATTATAAAATTATTGTGACGATCCACATGACACTGTCCTTGGTTATCAAATTCGCCAATAACATTGACAGAATCTCCAGGAGCAATGACACTGTACAACCTGAGAAAATAATGGAGAATAGGAGAGCGACATtattaaaaatcatattttgaaatcaagaagaatttgaattttaatgtaCTAGTCTTGTTGGCAAACCAAGAGCATTCAATTTCACTCCAAATGTACGAATCTCTAAGACACTAATATTtaatgaagaaaacaaagatattatggtaaatttaaataatttaatctcACCAGAGGTCCACAATCTAGGCCAAAAATACACAAACGTAGCCTATTACAtccaaattaaaat contains the following coding sequences:
- the LOC137735404 gene encoding DNA replication ATP-dependent helicase/nuclease JHS1 is translated as MAPRKKPISSNTTSSKKSNSKAQPQPSKFGIQHFFERHTQNSQKPKEVAASSPHQNPKTLAATVSPTVAPVHSVPKIRKPAQIDAGNAVLALVNDEIQSISELGNKNSMPKYTPPENLMAAGVDGDKENVDDEASPEISKSKSLKRFKFSPGMLIKQSQDDGGDEVTWRISPVNERLQAVSKRMPEIIRVLADSSRLESLRINQCSQNKTSPVKAVTVEKWIPSPTPNTSDRSLVSLNRVGVKRVKLDQDMDSNGAFSGIDSRQSPFRTPPSLPYCHDKLANGVACNGVSDQPGLRQHKKALLELLDQVEDVISVEDSVSSDAEESPFQVEDKKSKRMPISLDHTVKRVETALTGRVLRKSSYCSFLVLEVSEKCGDADSSGDQCLFKVIRLLNEQSGEERSVYLRDEWLYSVIAPGDSVNVIGEFDNQGQCHVDRHNNFIIVHPDVLVSGTRVTASFICPRRTVLDERLKSNEHSTAALSGTILHRVFEAGLMKEIPTVTFLEERTRTVLQKNLENLYACGVNENDMYKTLIEAVPTILNWVNLFKNSQGSKAPSVDFGSDIGVKKVKLSEVIDIEEMAWAPKYGLKGQIDASVRVKVESNSGESHEKVMPLEFKSGKVPKGQSSMEHSAQVILYTLLMSDRYQKHVDTGLLCYLQSDQTQGIVARRSDLVGLIMRRNELANDILKASQTQVLPPMLQCRSICGSCRHLNVCTVYHKVHGGSTESSGLADLFDSNTQYLTNAHGVFLRLWDGLIDLEAKEMQLVKNEIWRSHSSNSDYATGCLSFIVLDGDSRCSASGKDSRFVYRFLRKNFPSLNGRTSDIDFSSASSSRKDIDCTLKCGDFVILSSESGNLPVASGIITDISQSHVSVSFSKHLRLPWSNPSSEASDLLQEVWRVDKDDFVTSFSVMRFNLVQLFLQSTQAAHLRKMIVDLEAPRFDNGSPLSQDPAISYVWSQRNLNDDQRRAILKILTAKDYALILGMPGTGKTSTMVHAVKALLIRGSSILLTSYTNSAVDNLLVKLKAEDIDFIRIGRHEAVHEEIRGHCFSEMNIQTVEGIKLILDQVKVVAVTCLGITSPLLSNKRFDVCIMDEAGQTTLPVSLGPLMFASKFVLVGDHYQLPPLVKSTEARENGMGVSLFCRLSEAHPQAISALQSQYRMCRGIMELSNALIYGDRLRCGSPEIENAKLKVSSSISHSFWIQEVINPSKPVIFINTDSLPAFEAKDHKIVSNPTEANIIVQVVEGLVKSGIKGEDIGVITPYNSQAEIIRLALSRLTSVEIHTIDKYQGRDKDCILVSFVRSTENPTNCSSSLLGDWHRINVALTRAKKKLVMVGSCKTLSNVVLLKLLIEQVEQQSGILNVSNKDIKFKGELKRCSQAQAR